DNA sequence from the Oryza brachyantha chromosome 5, ObraRS2, whole genome shotgun sequence genome:
gccattCGCGACAACCTTCCACGCGAGCAGATCAGAGTAGGGGATTTTAGCCAGATTACCTGGAGGCCAGCGCGATGGGGCCTGACCGCcggacagcggcggcgaggcgccgcTGTGAAAGGATGAGACTCATGTGAACCCGCTgcgctcgatcgatcgttgACGGCGAGGGGCGCGcggcgacacggcggcggagcggagtgGCGTcctcgcctctctctctctctcctctccacaCTCCACAGTACAGTCCTCGTGGTAGAATAGTATAGGTGAGAGATAATACTGCTAATATTTGGGAGCAAATATATACGAGAGTAATAAAGAAAGATTAGTACTCCATACAAATCAATTATATTCTCGTGCTTCTTTCGTTTGattttatcatttgtcttatttaaaaaactataaaaatattatttatttacttatgacTTATTACTTTATTATCGAAAAAGCTTTGAGCACGagatgttatttttatactaaatttttaaataagataaatagtaactagaaaaaatcaaatatctttgTGTTATAAAACTGGTTAGTACGACTTAAAAAACTCGTGTCGCGTGCGTGGCACCGCGGGCGTCCTTTATCCATAGAGTTTAGCACTGGCCGCTATTTGCCTTTGAATTTTTCCGATATTTTTAttggttttttctatgttttctaaattactaaataatgtatttttttataaaatatttttatatttattctcTTAATATTTAAAGTAGAATTCTAACTTtgtactctattttttatatgacgccttGACTAATCTATGTTactgtttgtcttattaaaaaattatctaaatataaaaaattataagtcatatttaaaatttctataataataaattaatttataacaaaataattaattattatataattttttaataagacgaatagtttgACGTGAATATAGATGTCAAtcgcgtcatataaaaaataaaaaatatagataaagtAGTAGATAATTCAtcatttacattattaaataatagCAATAAAATATCAGATTATCTCTCATCTTCATCTActgcgaggaggaggggaagaagTGAATCTGGACGGATCCGGGCCTATCCGGCCCACTACGAACATCTGGTCCAGCTGCAGCCTGTACGAGAGCGACAAGTGTGCGTCGCTCATCGCAGCCGAACGAAGTGTGCTGGTTGGGCTGGGCCTGTGAGGTATGCCAGAATTGGGCCGTTTCTTTTCTACCTGTTTCGTTTCcctttttctcatttttcccGGTTTCGTCAGGCGCTATGCTTTTCCCTCGCTCCCCGTGCGGCTCGTGATACATACAACTACACAAGATAAGGAGCAGGGGGGGGAGAGGCGACGGGAGGGAGAGATCACCGAATCCATCGATCGAACGATCGATTGACTGACCGGTTGGGTGGGTGTTCGGCCAATGGCGTCTTCGCGGAGGAGGACGCTGCTCAAGGTCATCGTCCTCGGCGACAGCGGGTTAGCTCGTCCTGGCCTGGCCACGCCCGTTCCGTGTTCATCGATCTTTAGCTTAGATTCCCACTGCTCGGCCTGCGGTTGATCTCATGGTGCTTGTTTGATTTTGCCCTGACTCATGGCTTGGAAtttgttgtttggcttttggTGCGTGCAGGGTGGGGAAGACGTCCCTGATGAACCAGTATCCTATCTTCACTTCTCCATGTATCATGGACCTTTGCTTGGAGAGCTTTGGCTATATCGTAGTGAGATCTTCAGCATAAAAATCTTGCAGTGTTTTCTTTGACAGCTAGTGCCTTTCATTCACAACCATAATTTGCATCGGAAGAGGATGTCTTTGACCATGAACAATCTTCAGCACACGCACGCACAAAAAAGAGCCCGGCTACTGCTACTCTGTTCTCTAATAGCATTAGAAATAAATCTGAaccattaatctattttttattgaacgGTTCAAACCAATTTCTATTACCATCTGACTTGATGGTAGTAGAAATACAGATAGGcataattgttaaaaaaaaagacttagaGGTGTAAAATCATacattttatatgcatgtagaAAAATATGCCATCGAGTAGCGTATTGATACGACacgataaataaataaaacatcaaaCGAAGAATTGATAAATTGTAAATATCAATATTACACATAATAATTGAGTTAGTACAGTATTGAAATATCCATATAAACCAACAGATtatactggtagtataatactaccagtagaaacaCCGTAATGTTTCTCTAAAAAATACGTAGTATATCGGTTCTTGGATTTCTTTTGACTCTTGATTAGATATGTGAACAAGAAGTTTAGCCAGCAGTACAAGGCGACGATCGGCGCCGATTTCGTCACCAAGGAGGTTCTCATCGAAGACAGGCTTGTCACCTTGCAGGTCAGCCTCGtacacacatttttttttatatatttacacacattcttagagcaagttcaatagtatagccaactactagctccaatttatctatagtcaatttaatagccaattcatacaataattagctacaaaatatcaatacaaggtcccacatatcatacacatattttgtcttggattccacgtgcagctggctacaaattagtagcccacctctcttctctcttccctcttatctctttaaaatattcttacagctggcttatagcctgctattgtacctgctctaaaggTGTCATCTAcctcctccattccaaaacaaattaactttttagtttttacatacaatgtttaactcttcgtcttattaaaaaaattttacgattaataattttatttttattagatgataaaacatgaataatactttatgtgtgactaatcttttaaaaatttcttgaaaatttttcaaataagacggatggtcaaatgctcgatacaaaaactgaaaagttggttttttgtGAGAGGGATAGCTATCATCAATATTGTCGTATTGTGGTTTGCTCCTGGTGTAGATCTGGGACACGGCAGGCCAGGAGAGGTTTCAGAGTCTCGGTGTGGCGTTCTACAGAGGTGCGGATTGCTGTATGCTAGTCTACGATGTCAATGCTAAAAGGTCTTTCAATGCACTAAATACCTGGCATGATGAGTTCCTCACCCAAGTAAGTCATTTTTAATCAGGATGTTTTCCTTCAAGTTTTAGCATCTGCAATTAATTACCTCTTGCTCAATTTGTGGTTACGCTTGTACTCTCTCAGAGAAGTAATGTCTGCATCATTTGTTAGTCATATGTAAACTGAAGGGCATACAGCAAAAATGTTTGCCGCGGGCTGAAAACTTAAATTGCGTGGTTAATATCGGTCAATTTTAAGCACCTGACAAGTTcttttaatttcagaaaaaaaatagcagagcatttttttttcattttttaaagcattttTGTCCTATTTTAACAGCACTGGAAAACTGAAATGAGAATGTTTCGGCTCCTATTTTAGGCTGGTCCCTCAGATCGTAAACATTTTCCATTCATCTTACTCGGGAACAAGATTGACATCGATGCTGGAAGACGTGTGGTATGTTACTTGAACATCCAACTTctgttcttttaaaaaacgaaaacaaaaatattcaaCTTCTGTACAACAGCTCAGTACTTCCTCTTTTTCTGGGGAACGAAGTCCAGTACACAGATGTTGACATTTCTTTACTGTATTTCCGGCCACAGATCTCTGAGAAGAAGGCAAAAGAGTGGTGCGTCTCCAAAGGCAACATTCCATACTTCGAAACCTCTGCAAAAGACGACTACAACGTTGACAGTGCTTTTCTATGCATTGCTAAGCTTGCTTTGGAGCATGAGAATGATCAAGACATGTAAGTATGACATCTTCAGTTTCCTGTCTGCATACTGAAGTGCTTCAAGCCTAACAAATCAAGCATTAGTTGTTTATCTACTCATCTcgcatttgtttcttttctgtcACCAGATACTCCAAAACTGTTACAGAGCCAGTCCCTGATACTGAACCTACCAGCGGATGTGCTTGCTAGCAGTAGCACTTGGATGTTTTTGTTCACTGGCAGAAATTATACAACAATAAGCTGTCACGGACTCACAGTGTACAATAAGCTCGAATAACAACTGTTTAACTCGCTTATGTAGCCATTTGTTATTTTACAAACGTTAGGGTTTATGCCATTTGCCACAGTGTCACCAGATACCTACTGTCAGCTTCTGCTTGCATCTGCCCAGGTAGGACAAGAATAACTGAATAATAAGTACTAGCACAGCCTGCAGACAGTTCTGTCGGTGTCTGTTGTTCTGTGCACTTGTGTGGCAGTTGACCTCTTCATTGTCAGATGTAACAAACCATGGTTGCTTTCCAGTTTACAGTAAAATTCTCAATTCATCTTTCTCCCAACAGTGCGATCGCATGTAATCACACTGTTCAGATACAGTCTAGTGATGCTGCCTGAAATGAAAGTACAGGCTCTGCAAAAGACGTGATCAGTGATCGATCCTTTTCAAACAAATTGCATAAGCCAAAGGTTGATCAGAGATTCAGATTTCTACGCCTCATCATGCCTCCCTGATCAAGTGAACATGATCCGTGTATCCTGATGGCGATCCATTGATTGATCCGATCCACACTGAAACAAGCTTGGCGACGGTGCCTTCTTGTTGGGAAACCAAGCAGCACAGAGGGATCGGGTtgccgtccgtccgtccgtccatGCAACGTTACCCCAAGTTGCCGGGCTCGATCGGAGATCAGCAgaaagacgacgacgacgacgaccgggcgagCTTGACCCCCTCGTTCCTGGACCTTGCTGACCCCCTTCTCGGATCCTGCCGGGTTGCCGGCGAGAAGCTTCAGAAGATGGCAGGAGGAGGTCGGAAGACTCGTTGATTGCGACCCCGTCCGTCGCCCTCCGTCCTCCTGCCTTTCAGTTTCCTGAAAAGGGAAAACAAGTGAAAACCTTTTTTTCCGAGTCAGGTTGCCTTCGCACACTCAAAAGTGTGATGAATCAGCCAGGAACGATTACATGCAGTGGCGAAACAGAACAGAAATTATCAGGATCCAATACGtactaattatctaatttttatacttatacactaattaatatgatataatttagtaaaaattgtataatttATCCGGGTCCTCGGACCCTGGGAAACGACACGTAGGTTCACCACTGATTGCGTGGGTTCATACTAATAAAGTACGATAGCGAGTATTACTCTCGTTTTaagttataagatattttttatttagatttatatagatacgAGTAAacctaaacatgtatataataggtttataaaaaaagcaaaatatttttaccctaTATTTCCagttatgtttatacttataagccaaaatttgaatttcaaccttaaatttggttgattttgagttttttcactgatgtttatttttcatcattagattttagatcactaagaatacatatatataaaagttttatttataaattattttttgtttgcctatgctatggaaaaaaacaaacaatcaacccGCTATAATCAGAAACGGTGTTGTCATGTGTGCACATGGTGGGATGAGGTCCAATTCTCGTGTTCAATTGTGACTGTTTGTTACTGATTGAATAATGGATACTAGTGATAGCAGCACACAGGTTGAACATACATTCATTGTTTGGAATTGTTATAATCCACTAAGTAATGCGACATGGGAAAggaattaatcaattaatgtGTAAAATGTTGTAACAGAAACAGAGTCCAAAAACGTGCGAGTGTGCCTATAATCCAAACTCTTTGCCTtttcgttgatttttttaatccaaaatgtCAAACCTACTTGTTAATTACTCCTACAAGGATAGCAAGATTACAGTTCAACACACCATATCCAGAGTATCAATCAATAAGGACATCAAGAAATGATGTTTGTTAAGTTCTAGTGTAGCAGTTGGAGCTTAATTTATACGCTTCATTTCTTACATACTActtcgtccctaaatatttgacgccgttaacttttttataaacgtttgattattcgtcttattcaaaactttttgtcaaatatataaaattatatatatatatgtgcataaaagtatatttaaccataaatgaaatgatataaaaataattaataattatgtaaattttttgaataagatgaatagttaaatatgtataaaaatattaatgggatatttaggaaaggagaTAGTACTTTCATTCTAGTTTCATGCCGGCACCGCGGAACATATTCTGCACTTGGATACATGCATGTCCGACTTCGTTATCCGGATGGACCGAACAAAGTAGCCGTCAATCTCAATATCTTACACTAAAAAGAGTTTCCTGGGCCCTTCTTAATCCTCACGTGCTTGATTATCCAAACAAACGAAGACAAAACAAAGCTCCAGACGGGCACAGAAGGATGGCTGGATTTGCTTGGTTGCTTTCCAAAAAGTTCCAAGATATATAAACTCCTATTGTTTTTGTGGTGCAACCAATTAATGGCCGCCAAATCATCCCAGACGAAGACCTTCTAGACTAACTGACTAACCAACAGTCAATATAATAATAACAGCAATAATCATGGGAAAGCATGACCCTGCCTTTGGTCGTCATTGATTCTTTAATATGATCAACTGGTTCTTGTTCTAAGGTAGCAATTGCATTCAGCTTTGCGTTTCATTGGCAACTTTGGGAATTTCTTTTCTGTAATTTAGTACAAGTTGAGTGAGTACTGAGTACGTACTTGCAACGTAGGAGTACAAGAAAACGTGCAGTGTAGTAGTCAGTTTTGGTCGCTTAAGGATGAAGtggtgacaataataataataataaaagctGGTGTCtgtgaggaggcggcgagggagcAGTGGCGTCGTAGCTAATAATGTAAAACGTCTCTCTCTCATTAGTTTAACTTCGGTTTTAGTTTACGGAACTTGCCATATAACTTTTTGCGAAAAATGCCtccaaaatatttgatatgtaactaaagcataattataatttaattagattATAAATTGTACAACTATAATATACTAACTCATAGACAACTGTCACACGAGATTATAAAAACTATAAgaacaattataaatttatggttaCTACACTGGTTGTGTGATGAAGTGGAGGGAACAAGATTAATGGCTGCCTTCGAAACGAAGGGCCACAAAAGCTGATTAGCAGCATGGAAAACGATAAAcgtaattagcacatgattaattaagtattacttattaaaaattttaaaaaataaagttatttaatcttttagaacaatttatatatacaaaatttttatactaaatacattatttagtagtttgaaaagcgtgctAACGAAAAACGAGGAGATATTTAGCCTAACATGCCAAAACTAAAGCAGCCTCATGAATCCTGCGGCTATGAGCATTGTGATTATTTTTCCGTTACCGTGTACATGAATCTCGaagcaaatttataaaattcaataatttttttaagaattgttttttttccatctccGCATGAATCTCCAAGCAAATATGCCCTTTTAGCTAGGCTCCCACAAGAGTTATATTATCCTCTTGGAAATTGGAATTTCGTCCTTCTAACTGGAATCGGACATCACTGTACCGTGCGGATTTAACGTCACCTCACAACGGTCGTTATTGCTGATTGTTTCGACGAGACCGAAGCACACGTAACCAAGATGATCAGCACAGCTGCGCAAAGCGCACAAATCGCAAGCGCTCGACCGAGTGACGTCGTCCAGAAAACGTTGGGTCTGTATGACAAGACACTTGGTCTTTGCTAGAAAGTAAACGACTTCGTCTTTTTCGGAGGTTGTACTAAAcatttctcctcctccttttatTGATCGGCAGCGCTCCtgcatttctttaaaaaaaatcgcaCCACCCCGTTCCATATCATCGGTGAACAGTTCAGTTTCCCCCACCCGACCCGAGCTGCGCAAAACAACGGAGACTGCCGGCGTTCGCGGCAGGTTCCAGCCGCGATCGATAGCCGATCGCGTCCACGTGAATACTTGATGCCATGTACTACGACGTGGAGCAGTAGCAGCCTTGCCGTTTTTATATGCATCtcccgctcgctcgctcgctcgtgTCGCGGATCGGCGCGCGCCGGGACGGCCGCTGTCAAAATCAAGCAGAAATACCCATCGCGCGCCGGCTCGCCGCTGCGGAAAGCAACGGAATCAAcgggtgcgcgcgcgcgcggccgcaaCGTGGCCCGCGCGCCCGAAGACAAGTCCCGAACCAACCAGGCGCCTGTGTCTGTACGTGCGCAAAACCACGTATAAAGGTGTATATTAAATGTCGTATATGCTAGTATCTCCGTTCCATAGTAacctaattttttgtttttctatatctaacgtttgactattcgtcttatttaaaaattttgtataaaatcttaaaaaaatagtcacgtataaagtactattcatattttatcatctagtaacaataaaaattttaataaaatttttttaaataagataaatggtcaaacgttgaacacGAAAAAGTTATTATgcgacggaggtagtaatttgCTAACatgaaggaaaagagagagaatgagGAAAAAACGGTTGTTATACATAACAATTAGTTAGAGAACTcttagggcacgtacaaaggtgtttattagctgactctctcaatcgtcacgtaagcaaatttgatgacgtggaggaaagagagggaatGAGAGAGCTGTTGTCATACATAATGACggtttagagtcgactcttagtatttattaaaaaaaactttcttgtATGAAggtgtataaaaaggaaactagtgtaataaaaaaatatcttattgaattaatgaagaaaccatacCTGACTCTATCTCTATacgtattattataaaatagactcttaGTGCTAACGTCGCGTGAGATAGAGCCCACAATATGCTTTACCATTGAAGATGcccttattatttatttaagtaaattttgttGAATGCGATAGATTAAAAGGaacgaagaaaataaaaaatattttgttctattaatgaaaaaactatatGACTCcacctttatatatatgtgcttataaaataaattagtattgCGTTGCATAGACGATATAAGAGTTAATACTGAGGCACCTTCAATACAGAGCGCTTAGTGAGATACTTAacaatataattaaactaaacaCT
Encoded proteins:
- the LOC102699784 gene encoding ras-related protein Rab7-like, which produces MASSRRRTLLKVIVLGDSGVGKTSLMNQYVNKKFSQQYKATIGADFVTKEVLIEDRLVTLQIWDTAGQERFQSLGVAFYRGADCCMLVYDVNAKRSFNALNTWHDEFLTQAGPSDRKHFPFILLGNKIDIDAGRRVISEKKAKEWCVSKGNIPYFETSAKDDYNVDSAFLCIAKLALEHENDQDIYSKTVTEPVPDTEPTSGCAC